tgggaaccagacaactgatgtattacatatactacttttcttttgttaatacatacttatatagacaattatacccagactcaagacaaacaggcatgttcatgcacacaaatgtttgtcctgggtagCAATCGAACCCACCACCTTCGCCGTGAAAGGCAAGGCAAGCaatctactaaccacgccaaccgaaccgtcaaatatattttttatatttcaagtaaaaatGTAAGATTCATAGGTAGAGTCATTATATATGTGTCATGAAGAAGTAAAACAGctgtcattaattaaattataatagaaaataataaatacattaatatataaatcgacatgatttataaaaaaaattaaatataacgtaaataatcgtttgaataaagaaaaatattgctgacgttttttttttttaaaatttcaatttggcAATAATCGAAGCGACTATAATAGCACTTTACTAAcaactgttttatatttatcgtaagcattattctattaatatgtCATTTTTTTGCTAATTAAAAACGGTTTACTGATTaggcattatatttaatattttattataataagcttttaaaatattttgaaatgtcttctatactatatttttaggGACTCGTACGGGTTTTCATAATTAAGAATATAGAATACTATgcacatatttaaaattcatcaatCAAGTTTTGCCTAAACAGCAAAATCTGACATTAACAATGGAGCCATTGTCCGTTTGCCTATatctaaatcaattatttaaatattacttatattgtactgttatcaaatttaaaaaagaaagtaattattttactacaagttgatgtatttattaagatcctataaaaacatacacttttaaatattaatcagtGGTAACTtggtaataacattatttatattaaattattagtattattaaggTCGAAGTTTCGGCGAAGTTGTTTTTATTCCATTTACCTCTATTCTTAGTCTTCGATTACTCTCTTCATGATTTCACTCTTCTTGCATAGTCCAGAAGAAGAacctatataatattctatgcGATTCGCTAATCACTAGCGAATGCTATATTATATACGACAatcagttctcgattaatatataatgtatataatattaatcgatAGGCTTGTGCTCGACGACAATCTTGTTAAAAAGACAATGATGAGGTTAGCTGGTAAACTATTTTACGCAACGTATTGCTGCCGAGCAATACGTATcgaaatgttaaattaaaacattattgggTTACCAGTGCTTACGATTTCTAGGTGAATGTTATTTTAGAAATGGggtgccaattctactaattcaTAGCGGTTACAATACATTTCCGATTCTACTTCGATCTAATTTAGACCGAACCGTAGCTACATCGTTGTTTTAGTTGAATAAACGGTTATTCGGCAAcgattatgtttttattcactGAATCGGTTGTCTCACCTTTGGAACATCAATATATaggtagttttatttatattattccatTTACCTACTGATATCtacttaaattttacttaaaagttttaaactTCGTCGATATTCAAGAATCCATAATCGAAATTAGatagattatattattcaagatGTCGAACAAAAATGGTTGGAAGAGGCTATATTTATTTGCGTTCTAGTTATCTATTGCCCTCTTTTTACCaattagatttattaattatagtattttttactaattacttAGGTATATTTAAGAGTACAGGGACCGAATTTTACTAAATTacaacgattacgatacgttcccgattcaattccgattccaatttgactattctatatttattctaatcGGAATCGGaatcgatatgatgttaacatataccgttatgtcaaaatcaaacttaattgtCAAAGTTTATACcaagtcgataattaaattaaagaataagaaaTCGGATACACGGCAACGATCACGTTGCCGTTCGCTTCgcttttttttagtataggtaggcggacgagcatatgggccacctgataagtggtcaccaacacccatagacattgccattgtaagaaatgttaaccatcgcttacatcgccaatgcgccaccaacctttggaactaagatgttatgccccttgtgcctgtaattacactggctcactcacccttcaaaccgaaacacaacaataccaagtactgctgttttgcggtagaatatctggtgagtgggtggtacctaccgagctCGACTGGGTAGGTCGCTttacgcttcgattcgaatttgttagtagaattggtcttaaaacacgtgaatcataataaattttcatgtgcttaatgtttatttataatttatctttatatttgcGGTGAACAAAAACATTGAGAGAAAACCTGTATGTTTCGAATGAAACTGTCGCATTCGTATTCAACCGCTAAAAGtaaaaaactcgcactaggAACTCAGACAACAGATTTCATGAACATTAgagtaaaagaaaataaatggtCGGCAAATATACTTGGCCAAATTTTGATAAGAAACAgtcaaaataactaataataatgtaataactatataaaaatataacaattagctacaaacagaaaataaaattataaattttagataACGAACGAATACTAGCTacatgctttttttatttgtatatgttataatCTTCCTTTTCATAGTCTTTTTGTTAAAAAAGGTTGTTGTTTCTAAAATTTGCATTCGTTTTCGCTTCCAAACTTATTTCACACaaaaagtaatttgaaaattatacctaatttaatttttcattgatttccaattttaatatttgaaatttttaaacgttttctaGGATCTTATTAGCGTATACATTAAGTCACACTAACAAAAACGTAACCCTGACTAAAAAgacttaaaaaaactttttgtgtGTTCCAAATGCTGTTAAGATAAGACCTTTTGAAACTGCGTTAGTCGGTTGTTATTAGCGTCAGAAAAACAATAGAATTAATTTCATGAAATAAAtcgtattttattgtatttaatttctctattaataataatacgtaaTAATTGTATTTCGAAATTATAACAGGTGGGCGTAGGTATTACACGGCGTTACTTAATGCTATTATAGTACAAAAtgcgaatatttaaaaaagtaaatcatCTGTAATTATTACTCTCTGCTCACAGTACACATCTTTTTATCTTTCTTACTGTCCACCAGTTTATAAGTATTCCCCGTGAACAACTGCTTAGCACATATGGTCTGATCATATATTTGgtcgaaataattttaaataaaaatctcgaTAGCGTTGTTAACGGTGCCTACTTACTGGCATCAGACGTAGTCGTTCAGGGTTAAATACCAAAAGGTCCGAACCTAAAATAATTTCGAAAGGATAATACTTCAATACTTGACTGTTTATAAATTAGCAATTATATAGTATAACGAAGCTGCTAAGGTttgatatgtttaaaaaaaatagaggctccaccatatttttaataaaattaactttatatacgATTAGAATGTGACAGAAGGTAAGGGCGTATATATGAAGATAAAAATTTGTATACGTttagtttctatttttatatatattactagctaCTTATAACGGCTTCGGGTAAAATAAGGGTctacattatacattatttttgtttacagcTCGCAGCCGTACGCCGAATACCtcaccaaagtttcatcacTATCAGATGAATAGTTTAGGAACGTATAGCGGACAAACatacattcattttaatataataagatttaaattcatGTAAGTAGTACTCAGTATAGATGTTATgtgatattatgaaaaatatttaatggctgtataaaaaaaataaaactttaaatataaaattatccgTTTATTGCGAAgtgaacataataaaaaacaatcgaTCTAACAAATAaccgttattaaaataatgacagtAGTTTCCGTagtcttttataaattaatttcttaaaatcttTTGCGAACAAGAAATCTATATGATTAAACTGGTCGTAAGGTATTTTGTAAATGTCCACAGCGTTACCCAACTCGTTGAACAACTTGTTGACGTCATCGGGATGCGCCAACCAATCGGCTTCGCTGTAAAATAATGACACTGGGGCGCTTATTTGTTCTAACGTATAACTTGGAGGTCGCGATTTACCATAACGTAACAAGTTCTCTGATAAACCGTAATCGAACTTGTTGAAATCGTTTGAAACAACGTTTTGTCCGTAATGCGCAATCTGTTTTGTAGATGCCCCAGAGGGCATGTGACCGAGCATCACGGGAAGATTAGTTACATTAAGCTGACCCAAATCAAAGCCAGCgactaaaaatatgatattattgcACAAAATTTCGGCTATCGCTCCACTGCCACACATCAAACGTTTCAGCATTCTTATCATTGAATTATCTGGGAGAAATTCATAAATGCCCAATGTTTTAGTCACGCTGTGAATAAGTGGTCCGCCGGGTGCCAATAGTCGGACTACAGGTGACTTTGCATTTGTCATAAATGCAACCGGTGATAGCGCAatcattaaattgattttatcgtTGTAATGAGTTTTCTCAGAAGCCATTACGAAAAAGGCTGTTGTTCCTTGAGAATGACCGATATATATCAATGTTTTAGAGTTACTAGTCTCAAGAGCGTAGTCAATCATAGCAGGTAAGTCGTAAAATCCGATTTCGTGCCAGGTGAAATCCCAAAAAACTGATTCTGATGTACTTAATTTGGCGTGACGTCTCGAATGTTTATTTCCGCGGGCATTTCCCATCCAGACGTCGTAGCCTTCTTTCGCCAAGAGGTAAGCGAGTCCGCTCTCTGGGCCCGCTATTACGTAATCATCAGAGCTGCCAAATAATCCATGCATCAAGAAGATTACTGATCCGTTGTTCGGTATTCTATACATGCTAAGGATATAACCATCTTCTGTTCGAACTTTGTGTTTTTCCACTTTATATCCATATTTGAGTATAAGATCTCCGATATGTAAGTTTGCATCTTCGTTGTTTAAATCAGAATTAAATTCAGCGACAAATTTATCTGTTAAATCTACAACATTAGTAGGGCTTATGAGGGTGGGAAAATTGAATCCTGCACGTATAGCTCCGGCCACTGCGAGAGGAAATTTTGTAATACTATCTACAGTATTAGCTAAAGCTTCACTAGACGCTCGTGCTGTAAACTGTACTAAAGGGTTTTTTGTCCACACGTCTGTGAATAAGGATGTAAATGTGTTTAATTGACCGTTGCATGATATTATAAGAACTGTGAATATAAAACCGTTGACGATCATGACACACGATCAACTGAATTTAAAGATGGTCATACAACAAACTGAGCTCATCTCGCGAATTTAACCTTGATGTAtgcttattagtttttttttaataatacagtaGCGAAACCTTATACGGTATTAGAGTTTGGCAcgagaattttaaataaataaaactccaATGAATTAATGATGTCCATTAATGATGATtagtattataagtataaatgaaataaatgaataattttatttgctaCCGTTTTTTGACAATGAGTTTGACATTTGGAATTTTAATCAGTAacatactatacatattatattatttagaaactaAGCAAACAAATACACttatgtatgtaagtatgtacttaatgtaagtaatgtaagttaaagataattaaatcatttaattaatttaattattgttatttttaaaccaaaatttattttatatacgtatcattatatatattttaatgtactattggtgtga
This genomic stretch from Nymphalis io chromosome 17, ilAglIoxx1.1, whole genome shotgun sequence harbors:
- the LOC126775171 gene encoding lipase 3-like translates to MIVNGFIFTVLIISCNGQLNTFTSLFTDVWTKNPLVQFTARASSEALANTVDSITKFPLAVAGAIRAGFNFPTLISPTNVVDLTDKFVAEFNSDLNNEDANLHIGDLILKYGYKVEKHKVRTEDGYILSMYRIPNNGSVIFLMHGLFGSSDDYVIAGPESGLAYLLAKEGYDVWMGNARGNKHSRRHAKLSTSESVFWDFTWHEIGFYDLPAMIDYALETSNSKTLIYIGHSQGTTAFFVMASEKTHYNDKINLMIALSPVAFMTNAKSPVVRLLAPGGPLIHSVTKTLGIYEFLPDNSMIRMLKRLMCGSGAIAEILCNNIIFLVAGFDLGQLNVTNLPVMLGHMPSGASTKQIAHYGQNVVSNDFNKFDYGLSENLLRYGKSRPPSYTLEQISAPVSLFYSEADWLAHPDDVNKLFNELGNAVDIYKIPYDQFNHIDFLFAKDFKKLIYKRLRKLLSLF